DNA sequence from the Paenibacillus azoreducens genome:
TGATTTACGGCATCGTCGGCAACAATCCGGTCCTGGTGGATGAGGTAACGGTCATCGATACGTATGTTTATCAGTCGATGCGTACGCTGGGATTTTCCTACTCTACGGCCATCGGGCTATTTCAGTCTTTGATGGGATTGATCCTGATTACGGCTGCGAACCAATCTGCTAAGAAAATAAATGACGGAGAGGGTCTATTTTAATGATGAAAAAAAATAGGTTGCTTGGCGATAGATTGGTGATCGGCGTAGCTTATGTTTTCATTGGCTTATTTGCGCTTATCTGTCTGTACCCTCTAATTTTAACCCTAAGCGTATCCTTTTCTTCAGAACAGGCGATTGCGAGGAACGGATATTCGATTTTTCCTCTTAGCCCCAGCGTGGATACCTATAAATATATCTTTGTGAACAGCGGTATGAAAATATTGAAATCCTACGGGGTGACCATTTTTGTGACTGTTGTGGGAACGGCAGGCGCTTTGCTGATTACAAGCATGATTGCATTTTCTCTATCCATCAAAAAGCTGAGATACCGTAACACACTTGCCTTTATTTGTAACTTTACGATTATCTTTTCGGCTGGCTTAATCCCGTGGTACATCGTGAGCGTCAATTATTATGGACTGAAGAACAGTATTTTGGCCTTAATTCTTCCTTCCATATTTAGCGTGTGGAATATGTTTCTGCTGCGCACGTATTTTGCAAGCGTTTCCCCCGCTTTATATGAAGCTGCTGAGATCGA
Encoded proteins:
- a CDS encoding carbohydrate ABC transporter permease, with the translated sequence MMKKNRLLGDRLVIGVAYVFIGLFALICLYPLILTLSVSFSSEQAIARNGYSIFPLSPSVDTYKYIFVNSGMKILKSYGVTIFVTVVGTAGALLITSMIAFSLSIKKLRYRNTLAFICNFTIIFSAGLIPWYIVSVNYYGLKNSILALILPSIFSVWNMFLLRTYFASVSPALYEAAEIDGANYFTIYVKVALPLSKTALLTVGLMYALQYWNDWWHALIFVNDRDLFPLQYYLYNILSNVNAISSGRIPSGASGNITLPAETVKMAITVITIGPIIFLFPYIQKYFVHGIMTGAVKE